In Paraglaciecola sp. T6c, the sequence CAATCTTGCACAGCACAAAGTGCTGCGAGAGTTTGACGTTGGTCAACGACCCAGAGGGTTGGTACAGAGCCATGATGGCACTATTGCTTATCTGTGTGCCAGTGATTCTGACAGTATTCAGATCATTGATTTAGTTAATGAAACCGTTATAGGAGACTTACCGTCAGGAGAAGACCCCGAAACCATTGCGCTGCATCCCAATGGCAAAATCATTTATACCTCGAACGAAGATGATGCCCTGCTCACGGTAATTGATATAGCATCGAGACAAGTGATTACACAAATCGATGTGGGTGTAGAGCCCGAGGGGCTAGCTGTCAGCCCCGACGGTAAACTGGTTGTGGTTACCTCGGAAACAACCAATATGGTGCACTGGATAGACACAGAAACCTACGAAAACATCGATAATTCATTAGTCGGCGCACGCCCCAGATCGGCAAAGTTTTCACAAGATGGCAAGCAGCTCTGGGTTAGCTCTGAAATTGGTGGCACCTTGAGCGTGTTTGACGTTAATACCCGTCAGGTTATTCATGAATTTACTTTCGCTATTTCAGGGGTGCATAGGGACAAAGTACAGCCAGTAGGGGTAGAGTTAAGCGGTGACGGAAAAACAGCATTCGTTGCACTTGGCCCAGCCAATCATGTGGCGGTCATTGATGTGCCTAGCATGAATATCGAAGAATATTTACTGGTAGGCAGACGGGTTTGGCAACTGGCGTTTAATCAAGACCAAAGCAAGCTGTTAACCACCAATGGTGTTAGCGGGGATGTGTCGGTAATCAATATTGCAAAGCGTAAGGTCACGCATTCTATCAAAGTAGGGCGTTACCCATGGGGCGTAGTTGTGCGTGGTGCGCAATGAACAAGCCATCAGACGCGAAGCTTAACCCGGTTGGGCAAAAAATTTCGAACAACAACCAACCCAGTCATAAAATAACCCACTCCAGTATCGAGGTGCGAAATTTGTCATACCGCTATGGCAAAAAGCGCGTGCTTGATTGCGTGAATTTAACCCTACCACAGGGTATCAATATTCTGCTTGGACCAAACGGTGCGGGTAAAAGTACCTTATTTTCTTTGCTTACCGGTTTAAAGTCTGCCCCGGGAGCTAACGCAAGCGCCAACAAACGCCTTGCTGACCATGAGGCCAATAGTGACATCAAAGTATGTGGTTTGAGCCTGCAAAGCGCCCGCAAGGACATCATGCGGTCAATGGGAGTGGTGTTTCAACAAAACACCTTGGACCTAGATTTAACCGTTCAACAAAACTTGTTGTACCACGCATCGCTGCACGGTATTTCGTCGGCGAATGCTCTGAGTAATATTGGTGACATACTGTTGGGGTTATCCCTCAATGACAAGCTGGCTGTGAAAGTCAGAGCCTTGAATGGGGGCCATCGCCGGCGGGTAGAAATAGCCCGAGCCCTGTTACATCAGCCTAAGGTACTATTACTTGATGAACCTACCGTAGGGCTTGATATAGAGAGCCGCGCGCTGATCATCAAATACGTGCGCACCTTAACCCAGCGACAAGGCCTTTGTGTGTTGTGGGCGACGCATCTGATGGATGAAGTCAGTGCACAAGACAGCTTGGTTGTGCTTAATAGTGGGCAAGTTAAAGCGCAAGGGGTTACCCGAGATTTATGTGCCCAATTCGATGTCGATGATGTGCCTCAGCTTTACCGTACGTTAACCGCCAGCATGGAGGCACTATGAACCTTGCAACGTACTTATACTGCATGAAGGGCATTGTTAAGCGAGAGGTATTGCGCTTCTTACAACAAAGGACCCGCTTATTGAGCGTATTGGTGCGACCATTGCTGTGGCTGGTTGTGTTTGCGGCTGGGTTTCGATCTGCGCTGGGGATCTCAATAATGGAACCCTACAGTACCTACATCACCTATCAGCAATATATTACGCCCGGGCTTGGCGGCATGATCATCTTGTTTCATTGCATGCAAAGCTCGTTGTCTATGGTGTATGACCGAGAGATGGGCAGTATGAAAGTCTTACTTATGAGCCCAATGCCTCGGCCCTTTTTGCTTTTTAGTAAACTCGTGGCCGGTGCTATTTTGTCGACCTTTCAAGTGCTTATATTTTTGTTCATCACTCGATTAGTGGGAGTCGATATTGAATTTACCGGATACCTATATGCTGTACCTGCTATTTTCTTGATATCGTTTTTTCTCAGCGCGCTGGGATTAATGCTCGCGAATCTTATTACTCAGCTAGAGAACTTTGCAGGCGTGATGAACTTTGTCATTTTTCCGATGTTTTTCTTGTCCAGTGCACTGTATCCCTTATGGAAAATGCAAGAAGCAAGCGCCGTGTTGTTTTGGATCTGCCAGTTTAACCCCTTTACGCACTGTGTCGAGTTATTGCGATTTGCGCTGTACGGGCAAGTTAATGAACTTGCTTTTACCGTGGTTTTTAGCAGCGCCTTGGTGACTTGCGTTATAGCCCTAGTGACGTTTCGAGGTCGTGGATAATGTCTCCCTGCTTTACAAGCAGTAATGTGCGCTGACTTTGGCAGGAATGGCCTCCTACTTTAGAAGGAGGCTTAAGAATGAATTTTAGTTAACGTTATGAATTATATGGATTGTTTTGGTTTTTTCTTTTCTTGGCGTAAGTTGTAGCAAAGGCATCTATCCGTTAATTTCCTTGTTGAAGTGTTAACTAACGCAATGGAATTGATGATGAGATATGTAGTCGCAGTCGGTGTAATGTTAAGTTTTGAGGGCATGGCAAGTGAAATCGCCAGTCTTGAAACAATCAGTGTGTTTGGCCAAAATCCTCTTTTTAGTGAACACAACACCACCAGTATCATTGGCAGTATACAAACCATTAGCACAGAGGAGCTAGCGCAAAGCAATGCGCTCTCGCTGTCGCAACACATGAAAAATCGCTTAAACAGTGTGCATATCAACGATGTACAGAACAATCCTTTTCAACCTGACGTGCAGTACCGCGGATTTACCGCGTCGCCTTTGCTTGGGTTACCACAAGGTATTTCTTTATACCTCAACGGTATTCGATTTAACGAACCATTTGGCGATACCGTCAACTGGGATCTTATTCCTTTTGCTGCCCTTGATAGCGTCGCGTTGTACTCGGGCTCGAACCCTAGTTTTGGGCAAAATACCTTAGGCGGTGCATTAGACATGCGGGTCAAAAATGGTTTCACCTTCGTGCGTAATGAACTGGACCTACAAATAGCCAGCTTCGGTCAACGCCAAGCGACGGTGCAAAGCGGCGGAAACAATGGCCGTTGGGGCTATTATGTGGCGATTAACCGTTTGAGCGAAGACGGCTGGCGAGACTTTTCAAGCAGTGATTTGAAACAGGTGCTAGGCACACTAACCTACCAAGGGGATATTCATCACCTTGAGTTATTCGCCGCGGCTAATGACAACGCCCTGACCGGCAATGGTGCTGTGCCCGAGGGATTACAAGTCGCCCAGGGGTACGACGCCATTTACACCTACCCGGATAAAACCGAAAACGATCACCGCATGTTTGCGCTTAGTAGTGAGTCAGCGTTAGGCAACGGTTTTACAATGCAAGCAAACAGCTATTACAGACGCAACAATATTGACACCACTAACGGTGATGACAGCGACTACGAAGAATGTGAGTTTAATAATGTTGTTACCTTGTGTGAGGAAGAAGATGACGAGGTAGAGCGGGTTGAGTTTGTGGGTCATGCCCCAGAGGTAAGCTTCAGTGACATTTCTGATGTGGACGCTGACGATATAGACGGCACGTTGAACCAAAGCGCTACTGAAAACAAAAGTTATGGCGTAGCTTTGCAGCTTATGCACAGTAAAAAAACTCAGCACGCAGAGCATGAGTGGGTCATTGGTGGCGGAATTGATCAAGCTGATATCGATTTTATCAGTGATACCGAGTTTGGTATTTTGCATAACAGCACACCAGAGGATGACCGTTCAGTATCACCCACAGGATTTTTTGATAGTGAGTCTCAAGTGAGACTAGGGGTAAAAACTTATGAACACTACCTCTACTCAGGTTACTCAGTGCGCTTTGATGAGCGCTGGTTACTCAGTGTCTCTGGGCGCTATAACGACAGTAAAATATCGATGCATGACAGGATAGATGTTGGTGAGGGCTCGTTAAACGGCGAGCACCATTTCAATCGTTTCAACCCAGCGTTAGGCGTTCAGTATTCTGTTTCTCAAAAATGGGATATATCACTGAGTTACAGCGAGTCGTCACGTATGCCAAGCCCAGCAGAGCTAAGTTGTGCCGATGAAGATGACCCGTGTAAATTACCCAATGGTTTTGTGGCCGATCCGCCATTGAATAAAGTCGTTGCGAAAACCATTGAGGCGTCAGTTGATTATCACACTGATGCTAATACGCTAACGGCCACTTTATATCGCACCAAAAGCGTGGATGACATTATTTTTCAACAAGCGGGTGTGACGCAGTCAGAGGGCTACTTTATCAATGTTGATAAAACCAATCGGCAAGGGGCAGAACTGTCTTTCTTGCATCAGCGAGAAAACCTTAGCTTTGGTGCCAATTACAGCTACTTAGACGCTACTTTCGAATCAGAATTTGTCACATTTAGTCCGAATAATCCCTTAGGAGGAGGTCGACAAGTGGAAGCTGGAGACACGATCCCTGGCCAGCCTCAGCATCAAGTGAAAATGCACACCGATTGGGCACTGAACGAAGCACTGAGTGTAGGCGCCGAGTGGTTGTTCTCATCGTCATCGTATTACCGCGGGGATGAAGCAAATGAGAATAAAAAAATATCGTCTTACGCGATTGCCAATGTGTATGCCAAGTATCAAGTAAGTGAGTCTGTGCAGCTTTCAGCGCGGATCGATAACGCCTTTGACCGCCAATACCATACCTTTGGTACCTATGGTGAGCCAGACGAGGTGTTAGAGGATGTATACCCTGAAATTGATGAGGCTTTTTTTGTTGGCCCAGGCAGTCCAAGACGAGTAACGGCCAATGTGCAGGTACAGTTTTAATGACTAAGCATGCTGACATTCATCGAAAATGCCGTCTTTCTGCCTTAATTGACGAGAGTAGTCATACTAAAGGAGGAAAGAATAAAAACCAGGTGAGCAATAGCATAAAACATACATTATCGAATACTTTGAGAACTGTGATGTTTCGAGAGTCAGTTAAAAAAAGAATCCCCGTTTTTCAGCTTTCCATGCTGGCTGTTACCAGCTTGGTTGCAGCGAGTATCGCCGAAGCCAAAGCTGCCGAGGCAAATACTGCCAAAGCCAATATGTTCAAAGAGGACCGGTCTGAGTCACAGGTTACAACGACTGATATATCTGATGTCATTGTTGTGACAGGCACGCGTCAAGCGGAAAACCTATTAACACTGACTGGTAATTTGGCGCGCATCAATCGCCAAGATATTCAAACGGTAAGCTCGGTTTATCCAAGCGATCTACTTAATCGCGCGAGTGGAGTGTATGTACAAGCCAATAATGGCATGGAGTCTTTGCCTTCTTTGCGCTCTCCCGTACTGACCGGACCGGGTGCAGGGGGGGCTTTTTTAATTTTAGAAGATGGCATTGCAACACGTGCAGCAGGTTTTGCAAATAACAACGGCTTATCAGAGCTTAACTTAGCACAAGCACAAGAAGTGGATATCGTACGTGGCCCAGCGAGCGCGATTTATGGGTCAAATGCGGTTCACGGTGTGGTGAATGTGATTAATCAAGCGGTACGTGACGGCGGGGACGTATCTTTGTTACTTGGGCCAAACGAGCACTATCAAGTGCAAGGTACTCTGGGCAATGATTTTGGTGCACACGGCTTAAGCATTAATACGCAATTAATAGACAATGGCGGCTACCAAGACGACAGTGATTTCACGTCAGCCAAAGTGGGGCTGCGTCATGAATACCGTGATGATCTCAACGCGATAACGACCAGTGTTGCGGGCTTCGTACTTGACCAAAATACCGCGGGTTTTATTGCCTCTGGCGACAATGGGGAAGGTTGCTTTGAATCTACTTACGCAGATGACCGCTTGTTTAAAGACACCCAAGCAATGGAAAAAAACTGCGAAGACGACGCCTACCGAAAATGGTCATCAATGCGTGTTGCGAGTAAGTGGCAACGTACTTTGTCTGATGACAGATATTTTGTGCTTACGCCTTACGTTCGAACGAATGATATGGAGTTTCGCCAGCATTACTTACCCTCTGAAGCGATAGAAGAAAATAGCCACTCCAGTTTTGGATTGACCAGTAGTTATCATTGGCAATTTGACCCGCGCCTCGCCCTTGTTATGGGGGCTGATGCAGAGTGGACTTCAGGCGAGCTCACTGAAACCCAACAAAAGGCCAGTACCTTTAGCTTTGGTAAAGCGCGCCAGCAAGGTGTGCATTACGACTATGAGGTTGATGTGTTGACGTTAGCTCCTTATGTTCAAGCCGACTGGCAATACAGTCACGCGTTGCGAATGTCTGCCAGTGTGCGTTTTGATAGTACCCATTACGATTACAAGAACAGGCTTGCTGATGGAACCACACAGGCTGACGGCAGCCCATGTGTTAATGGTAACAATGAGCCTGTGGCATGTTTGTATCAACGCCCGGCTGACAGCAAAGATGATTTCGATAACGTCAGCAGCAAGATAGGGTTTAATTATTTGATGAACGAGAGCGTCGCGCTTTTTGCTGATTGGTCTCAGGGATTCAGAGCACCGCAGACGACCGACTTGTACCGAATTCAAAACCAGCAAGTAGCAGGACAAATTGAATCAGAAGAAATTCGGAGCCAAGAGGTTGGGGTAAGAGGCTTAGCACTTGATATGAACTTTGAGCTGGTGGCTTTTTATATGACTAAAGATCACTTCTTCTTCAGAGATGATGATGGCCTGAATGTAACTGATGCTGAAACGTCTCACAAAGGCGTGGAAGTGGGGCTTGATTATCCAATACTTAGTAACGTATCTATTGCGGTTAATTACACCTACGCGATTCACCAATACGAATCAGAACATGCCAATAGCGGTGTACTGAAAGGGAACGACATTGATACGGCTCCACGTCAGTTGGGCAATGTGCGTCTCGCTTGGCAGCCCACTGAAGACTCATCGTTGGAGCTCGAATGGGCGCACGTGGGTAGTTACTACCTAGATCCATCGAATGAACATGAATACCAAGGGCACAATTTGTTGCAACTTCGTGGTCAATTTTCGCTGACTGATAAAGTGCGTCTTTTGGCGCGACTAGAGAATGTACTAGACGAGCGATATGCCAGTCGCGCAGATTATGCGTTTGGCTCTTATCGCTACTTTGGAGGCCAACCCAGAGCGATTCATTTGGGCATTGAAGCAAGATTTTAATGCTTGAATTACATGTCAGCTATTAAAAAGCGGGTACAGATTTAAACAAGTCTAGTCAGCAATTGGGGCGATTAAGCGTAAGAGGAGTAGTCAATGTTCAAGGGCGCAGAAATACGACGTTTACTGATATTTAGCTTGGTTGTGATCGTGATGGCTATGAGTATGAAAGCCTTTGCACAGACGACGCCGAACGTGCGCCTGGGGGTGTTGAAATACGGCACGGTTAATTGGGAAGTGGATGTAATTAAACACCACAAGCTGGATAAAAAATACGGATTCACGTTAGACGTATTATCTTTGGGCAGTAAAAATGCTTCCGCTGTGGCTTTGCAAAGTAATGCAGTGGACATCATTCTAACTGATTGGCTATGGGTAAATCGCCAACGCGCTAACGATAAAGACATTACACTTTTCCCCACTTCTATTGCTACCGGGGGCTTGTATGTTCCAAAAGATTCATCTGCTAAGGATGTTCGCGATTTAGCGAATAAAAAAGTCGGTATTGCTGGTGGCGAGGTGGATAAAAACTGGTTGTTACTGCAGGCATATGCAAAAGCTCAATATGGTTTTGATATAAAAAACAAAACCGCGCCGAGTTTTATGTCTCCTGTTCTACTTAACGTCCTTATGCTCAGAGGCGAGCTTGATGCGGGGATCAACTTTTGGCACTACGGTGCACGCTTAAAAGCCAAAGGGTATCGACTATTGGTCACGGTGCCAGAAATATTACACGCCCTTCACATTGAAAACGATGTGCCTCTGCTGGGCTGGGCATTCAAAAAACCTTGGGCTGATCAGCATGCGAAGAGCATCAAAGGTTTCTTGCGAGCATCACTGGCCGCAAAGCAAATTCTTTACTCATCAGATGATGAATGGGCGCGAATTCGCCATTTAACTAAAGCTGAAAATGATGAGGTGTTTACGGGGTTACAAACCGAATATCGAAGGGGCTTGTTGCATCGATTTGGTCCTGAGGAATTAATGGCAACGAAAGACATATTTACTGTGTTGGCGGAGCATGGTGGACACAACTTGGTAGGCAATGCCACATCCCTAGATGAGCATACGTTCTATGCGTTTGACCAGCGTTTATTGACCTGGCACCCTGTGGTTGAAGATGAAAGCGCTCAATGACATTCCTTCTCGTTGCGCAAACCTGCCTGCTATTGTTGCCTGCTTGTCCTCAATGTCATTTTTGAGCCAGGCTACGCGTCGCTGGTTGTTTATCCGTATAGGGACAGTCTTGCTCGTTGGGGCAATCTGGCAAGCGGCCGCGTGGTTTGTGGCCAGCCCTGATTTCCCTAGCTGCACTGGGGTGCTCAGCAGCATTCATTTTCATCTCACCCAAGGAGATATGCTTTTAAATCTATGGGTCACGCTCAAGCGTGTGGCCATCAGTTTTGTTATTTCAATGCTCATTGGTGTCGTCATAGGCGTGCTGATGGGAACGTATTCAAAGCTCAATCGATTGACTGATACGGCGTTGATCATCGCTTTAAATGTACCTGCTTTGGTAACCATTTTGCTGTGTTATATTTGGTTCGGTTTGGTGGAAAGTGCTGCGATTGCCGCGGTGGTGCTAAACAAAATCCCTACGGTTGTGGTGATGATCCGAGAAGGCGCGCGGGTCGTGGATCACGATTTGCTGGCCGTGGCTAAAATCTATCGATTGTCACCCAGGCGTACCTTTTTCAAGGTGTTTTTGCCGCAATTGTATCCCTTTATCATGGCATCCGCTCGCTCTGGGCTGTCATTGATCTGGAAAATTGTCCTCGTTGTAGAGTTACTTGGACGCAGTGACGGAGTGGGCTTTGCACTAAATACCCAATTTCAGTTCTTTGATATCACTGGTATTTTAGCTTACACATGTGCCTTTATCAGCATCATACTGTGTATCGAAGCCGTTGTTTTTCGTCCACTTGATAGGTTAATCGCTCGGGGAAGTGTGCATGGCTGAACTTACCGTTCGCATCGAAAATAAACAGTACATACAAGGCACGAATGTACTCGATAATATCGAATTTGATTTAGGGGCAGGGGAGTTCGTTGCGATCATTGGCCCTTCGGGCTGCGGTAAAACAACCTTGCTCAATTTAATAAGTGGCCTCGAACCAAGCGAGGCGGGCAATATTGTATTTGATGGCGAGCCTTTGAACGAACAAATGTGTCCTCCAATTGGATACATCTTTCAACAACCCAGATTGATGCCTTGGTTAACGGTTGAGCAAAACTTGAGGTTAGTACAGCCAAACAGCCACTCGGACACCATCGATGAATTACTGTCCAGTGTTGGGCTAGAAGGCAAACAAAACTGCTACCCTCGCACGTTGTCTGGAGGTATGCAGCGCAGAGTCAGTATCGCCCGTGCTTTTCTTATTAACCCCAAATTGTTGCTACTTGATGAGCCGTTTAATTCACTTGATGCCCCTACGGCAGCTCGTCTGCGTTTATTGCTTATTAAATTTTGTCAGCGGCAAGGGTGCAGCGTGATTTTTGTGACGCACGATTTGCAAGAGGCAGTGTACTTAGCCGATCGAATTCTATTCTTGAGTCAGTCGCCGAGTCGTATCGTACATCAAGAATCAGTTGTTCTAACGCGTCCGCGAACAGAATCCGGCGCTGCTGAACTTAGCTGGCAAGCCGCTTTATTAGCAAAATACCCAAGCTTGCTTGCAGGCAGTGTTATTTGATGTGCGCTGACTAGCAAAATGATGAAGTCATCAGAATGACGATACGACTTAATAGAGAAGCTAATAGGGAAGTTAATAGCGAAGCTGTGACCGACGTTACTAAAAATAGACCTCGTCTTTGGGTATCAGAAACACGACAAAGCTTGAGTCAAGAATTGCATAACCGGCCCAGTGTCCAAATGGCGACTTGTTCCACTGTTAGCCACATTGCTGTGCGAATTAACCAAGACCAGAGAGGGAAAGAGTTTCAGCAACTATGCACCTTGTGTGCACGTTATAATGCGCCACCTCCAGAGTTGGATGCGTGTTGCTATTATCAGCATTTCACGGGTTTCGAGATCCGCTGGGAACGACACTTAGAATTCTCCAGTTACACCTTTATCAGAAAGGGCGTCAGTGAGGCTTTATTTGACAGTTTTGCTATTGAGTTTGTGCCCCAGCAATGGTTTGACTCATTAGTGGGTGAGCTTGTTAGTGCGGTTAACTTGGTATTGAGTGATGAGCCCTTCAGCGATACATCACTCTTTCAAGCGTTTGAAAACTATCAAGTCTTCGGTAGCACGGTAGCCAGTGGGCGAGCCAACGTGTTCACTTCCTTTCGAGTTCACAGCGATGGTTTTTCCCGAGTTTATATTCAGTCATCGGCATTGAATACCTATCAAGCAGGTCGCTTAGTGCAGCGTTTGCTGGAAATTGAAACATATCAAATGATGGCGCTGTTAAGTTTGCCCATTGCTAAAGCGTTGTCTGCTGATGTAGCACAAATAGAGCAGCGCTTAGTGGCAATAAATCAAAGTATGGCGAGCACTAAGGATGCTGATGATGGAGAAATGCTCAGCGCTTTATCGCATTTAGCCAATCAAACAGAGCAAATACTGGCTGATATTAGCTATCGATTTAGTGCCACGGATGCCTACTACGAACTTGTGTGCTCACGCATTACTCAGCTCAAAGAGCAAGAGCTAAACCACAAAGAACGCTTAAGTGAGTTTGTCACTCGAAGGCTTGGCCCTGGTGTTAAAACGTGTCAGGCGTTAACGCGCCGATTAGACGCGTTAACCTGTCGCATCGAACGGGCAAGTGGTTTACTGCGAACACGTGTTGATTTATCGATTGAACAACAGAACCAAAAATTGCTCGCTGCGATCAACCGAAGGGGGGAAGTGCAGTTACGCTTGCAACAAATAGTGGAAGGTGTGTCAATTGTGGCGATTGTGTATTACTCCATGAGTCTGCTGGATTACGTACTAAATGCGCTCGCATCGGTTGATTTAGCGCTGGATAAAACCCTAGTGAAGGGCATTTCTGTTCCTGTACTTCTACTTTCTACTTGGCTAGCGATGCGCTTGCTCTTAAGGGCTATCAAAAAACACACTCACTGACTTATTTATTCGATTTTGCTCGGCTACTACCGACGGTTGTGTTTGCAAAATGCGTCCCTCCTTAAGTACTAGTTCTTTTTCGTCATACTAAATAACGCGTGATTTCGTTATCTCGTTCAATTCTTTACCCAGTCTGGTGTTTATATGATCCCGTTGAACGATAACAAAAAACGGGAAACACAATCATGAACACATTAACGAAATTTGGCCTCTTGTCAGTGGCGATCGCTTCTTCTTTCAGTGCTGCGGCTAAAATAGACATATACGAAAACGACGGTTTGAGCTTCAGCGCTGACGGCTTGGTCAATGCTTTCTATTCCAATAGTTCAATTGAAACCACCGATGCAGGCGGGGTCGGTACTGACAGAGATCAATCTCGAGTACGTATGGGGTTTTTACCGAATAATGTAGGCTTTAACTTTTCAAATCAGTTATCAGACATGAAGATTGAAATGCGCTCTTCTTTTTGGGTGTCCATAAACGATTCTGATAATAATCGGGACGCCTCTCCCGCTGATTTAGGGACCGGCTCGTTGATTGACGTTCGCCAATTTTATGCAACAGTCAAAGCCGATTGGGGGGAAGTGCTTATCGGTAAAGACTTCGGTCTGTTTAACCGCGCCAATATTTTAAACGATGAATTGCTCTTGGGCTTTGGCCAAACCTCTGACTTTTTTGGTCTAGTCGATGGCGGTAATGTGACATTCGGTAACATTAGTACTGGCTATACGTATCCTTTCCCTAAGGCGCAGATCACTTATAGGTCGCCTGAATTCAATGGTTTCAAAATTGCGGTGGGCCTGATGGACCCTAACAAAGTGT encodes:
- a CDS encoding YVTN family beta-propeller repeat protein, whose translation is MKKNVLNISLMLGMLLGCNVITLVHAQELAYVSNEKDNTISVINLAQHKVLREFDVGQRPRGLVQSHDGTIAYLCASDSDSIQIIDLVNETVIGDLPSGEDPETIALHPNGKIIYTSNEDDALLTVIDIASRQVITQIDVGVEPEGLAVSPDGKLVVVTSETTNMVHWIDTETYENIDNSLVGARPRSAKFSQDGKQLWVSSEIGGTLSVFDVNTRQVIHEFTFAISGVHRDKVQPVGVELSGDGKTAFVALGPANHVAVIDVPSMNIEEYLLVGRRVWQLAFNQDQSKLLTTNGVSGDVSVINIAKRKVTHSIKVGRYPWGVVVRGAQ
- a CDS encoding ABC transporter ATP-binding protein translates to MNKPSDAKLNPVGQKISNNNQPSHKITHSSIEVRNLSYRYGKKRVLDCVNLTLPQGINILLGPNGAGKSTLFSLLTGLKSAPGANASANKRLADHEANSDIKVCGLSLQSARKDIMRSMGVVFQQNTLDLDLTVQQNLLYHASLHGISSANALSNIGDILLGLSLNDKLAVKVRALNGGHRRRVEIARALLHQPKVLLLDEPTVGLDIESRALIIKYVRTLTQRQGLCVLWATHLMDEVSAQDSLVVLNSGQVKAQGVTRDLCAQFDVDDVPQLYRTLTASMEAL
- a CDS encoding ABC transporter permease — protein: MNLATYLYCMKGIVKREVLRFLQQRTRLLSVLVRPLLWLVVFAAGFRSALGISIMEPYSTYITYQQYITPGLGGMIILFHCMQSSLSMVYDREMGSMKVLLMSPMPRPFLLFSKLVAGAILSTFQVLIFLFITRLVGVDIEFTGYLYAVPAIFLISFFLSALGLMLANLITQLENFAGVMNFVIFPMFFLSSALYPLWKMQEASAVLFWICQFNPFTHCVELLRFALYGQVNELAFTVVFSSALVTCVIALVTFRGRG
- a CDS encoding TonB-dependent receptor — encoded protein: MMRYVVAVGVMLSFEGMASEIASLETISVFGQNPLFSEHNTTSIIGSIQTISTEELAQSNALSLSQHMKNRLNSVHINDVQNNPFQPDVQYRGFTASPLLGLPQGISLYLNGIRFNEPFGDTVNWDLIPFAALDSVALYSGSNPSFGQNTLGGALDMRVKNGFTFVRNELDLQIASFGQRQATVQSGGNNGRWGYYVAINRLSEDGWRDFSSSDLKQVLGTLTYQGDIHHLELFAAANDNALTGNGAVPEGLQVAQGYDAIYTYPDKTENDHRMFALSSESALGNGFTMQANSYYRRNNIDTTNGDDSDYEECEFNNVVTLCEEEDDEVERVEFVGHAPEVSFSDISDVDADDIDGTLNQSATENKSYGVALQLMHSKKTQHAEHEWVIGGGIDQADIDFISDTEFGILHNSTPEDDRSVSPTGFFDSESQVRLGVKTYEHYLYSGYSVRFDERWLLSVSGRYNDSKISMHDRIDVGEGSLNGEHHFNRFNPALGVQYSVSQKWDISLSYSESSRMPSPAELSCADEDDPCKLPNGFVADPPLNKVVAKTIEASVDYHTDANTLTATLYRTKSVDDIIFQQAGVTQSEGYFINVDKTNRQGAELSFLHQRENLSFGANYSYLDATFESEFVTFSPNNPLGGGRQVEAGDTIPGQPQHQVKMHTDWALNEALSVGAEWLFSSSSYYRGDEANENKKISSYAIANVYAKYQVSESVQLSARIDNAFDRQYHTFGTYGEPDEVLEDVYPEIDEAFFVGPGSPRRVTANVQVQF
- a CDS encoding TonB-dependent receptor, which translates into the protein MFRESVKKRIPVFQLSMLAVTSLVAASIAEAKAAEANTAKANMFKEDRSESQVTTTDISDVIVVTGTRQAENLLTLTGNLARINRQDIQTVSSVYPSDLLNRASGVYVQANNGMESLPSLRSPVLTGPGAGGAFLILEDGIATRAAGFANNNGLSELNLAQAQEVDIVRGPASAIYGSNAVHGVVNVINQAVRDGGDVSLLLGPNEHYQVQGTLGNDFGAHGLSINTQLIDNGGYQDDSDFTSAKVGLRHEYRDDLNAITTSVAGFVLDQNTAGFIASGDNGEGCFESTYADDRLFKDTQAMEKNCEDDAYRKWSSMRVASKWQRTLSDDRYFVLTPYVRTNDMEFRQHYLPSEAIEENSHSSFGLTSSYHWQFDPRLALVMGADAEWTSGELTETQQKASTFSFGKARQQGVHYDYEVDVLTLAPYVQADWQYSHALRMSASVRFDSTHYDYKNRLADGTTQADGSPCVNGNNEPVACLYQRPADSKDDFDNVSSKIGFNYLMNESVALFADWSQGFRAPQTTDLYRIQNQQVAGQIESEEIRSQEVGVRGLALDMNFELVAFYMTKDHFFFRDDDGLNVTDAETSHKGVEVGLDYPILSNVSIAVNYTYAIHQYESEHANSGVLKGNDIDTAPRQLGNVRLAWQPTEDSSLELEWAHVGSYYLDPSNEHEYQGHNLLQLRGQFSLTDKVRLLARLENVLDERYASRADYAFGSYRYFGGQPRAIHLGIEARF
- a CDS encoding ABC transporter substrate-binding protein, with the protein product MFKGAEIRRLLIFSLVVIVMAMSMKAFAQTTPNVRLGVLKYGTVNWEVDVIKHHKLDKKYGFTLDVLSLGSKNASAVALQSNAVDIILTDWLWVNRQRANDKDITLFPTSIATGGLYVPKDSSAKDVRDLANKKVGIAGGEVDKNWLLLQAYAKAQYGFDIKNKTAPSFMSPVLLNVLMLRGELDAGINFWHYGARLKAKGYRLLVTVPEILHALHIENDVPLLGWAFKKPWADQHAKSIKGFLRASLAAKQILYSSDDEWARIRHLTKAENDEVFTGLQTEYRRGLLHRFGPEELMATKDIFTVLAEHGGHNLVGNATSLDEHTFYAFDQRLLTWHPVVEDESAQ
- a CDS encoding ABC transporter permease translates to MKALNDIPSRCANLPAIVACLSSMSFLSQATRRWLFIRIGTVLLVGAIWQAAAWFVASPDFPSCTGVLSSIHFHLTQGDMLLNLWVTLKRVAISFVISMLIGVVIGVLMGTYSKLNRLTDTALIIALNVPALVTILLCYIWFGLVESAAIAAVVLNKIPTVVVMIREGARVVDHDLLAVAKIYRLSPRRTFFKVFLPQLYPFIMASARSGLSLIWKIVLVVELLGRSDGVGFALNTQFQFFDITGILAYTCAFISIILCIEAVVFRPLDRLIARGSVHG
- a CDS encoding ABC transporter ATP-binding protein, which codes for MAELTVRIENKQYIQGTNVLDNIEFDLGAGEFVAIIGPSGCGKTTLLNLISGLEPSEAGNIVFDGEPLNEQMCPPIGYIFQQPRLMPWLTVEQNLRLVQPNSHSDTIDELLSSVGLEGKQNCYPRTLSGGMQRRVSIARAFLINPKLLLLDEPFNSLDAPTAARLRLLLIKFCQRQGCSVIFVTHDLQEAVYLADRILFLSQSPSRIVHQESVVLTRPRTESGAAELSWQAALLAKYPSLLAGSVI